In Candidatus Pelagibacter sp. RS39, the following proteins share a genomic window:
- a CDS encoding D-alanyl-D-alanine carboxypeptidase family protein codes for MFKKIFTIISLYLSLIFSVSANIDIKARTAILQDFLSGEILYEKDPDRSIYPASMTKIMTAIIAFDLIKSGDLSLDDKFIISEKAWRLSTAGYSSMFIMVGDEVSVEDLLLGIIIASGNDACIALAEGIAGTEEEFAILMTAKAKELGMENTNFANSSGINDPDNYSTVRDILIMSTYLIKEHPKYYEWFAEKEFTWNRTGGDPITQGNRNPLLYKNIGADGIKTGYLAVEKYSLASSINRKGRRLIAVGSGFETKGSRSRESSRLLTYGLTNFDLVEINKANEPIDKIDVWLGKQNQVDVHVDTDIYKTIKKAKKRLLKISLKYDGPVEAPIKKNQKIGTYRVVYDQELIGEYDLLASNDVQKVNIFTRLIKSLNYLIWGDV; via the coding sequence ATGTTTAAAAAAATTTTTACCATTATATCATTATATTTATCGTTAATTTTTTCTGTAAGTGCAAATATTGATATCAAAGCTAGAACAGCAATTTTACAAGATTTCTTATCTGGAGAAATTTTATATGAGAAAGACCCTGATAGATCAATTTACCCAGCATCAATGACTAAAATAATGACAGCAATTATTGCTTTTGATTTAATAAAATCGGGTGACCTATCATTAGATGATAAATTTATAATATCTGAGAAAGCATGGCGATTATCAACTGCCGGGTATTCATCAATGTTTATAATGGTTGGTGATGAAGTTTCTGTAGAGGATTTACTATTAGGTATAATTATTGCGTCTGGTAATGACGCATGTATTGCCCTTGCAGAAGGTATAGCAGGAACTGAGGAAGAATTTGCAATCTTAATGACAGCAAAAGCAAAAGAATTAGGTATGGAAAATACAAACTTCGCTAACTCATCTGGTATTAATGATCCAGACAATTATTCAACAGTTAGAGATATTTTGATTATGTCTACTTATTTAATTAAAGAACACCCAAAATATTATGAATGGTTTGCTGAAAAAGAATTTACATGGAATAGAACTGGTGGTGATCCAATCACACAAGGTAACAGAAATCCTCTTCTTTATAAAAATATTGGAGCTGATGGTATTAAAACAGGTTATTTAGCTGTTGAAAAATATTCTTTAGCATCATCAATCAATAGAAAGGGGAGAAGGTTAATAGCTGTTGGTAGTGGGTTTGAAACCAAAGGTTCAAGATCAAGAGAAAGTTCAAGATTATTAACTTATGGATTAACAAATTTTGATCTTGTTGAGATAAATAAAGCTAATGAACCCATTGATAAAATAGATGTTTGGCTTGGTAAACAAAATCAGGTTGATGTTCATGTTGATACAGATATTTATAAAACAATTAAAAAAGCAAAAAAAAGATTATTAAAGATATCCTTAAAATATGATGGTCCTGTAGAAGCGCCAATCAAAAAAAATCAAAAAATTGGAACTTATAGAGTAGTATATGACCAAGAGTTAATAGGTGAATATGATCTGTTAGCATCAAACGATGTTCAAAAAGTAAATATTTTTACTAGATTAATTAAATCATTGAATTATTTAATCTGGGGTGATGTCTAA
- the tmk gene encoding dTMP kinase, whose product MSKKPVIVFEGIEGSGKTHHLNKISKYLKKRKLSFIKIREPGGSLNSEKIRKLILNKKSNFNKNTDLLLYLASRSENIDLLRKYYKKRIILIDRFIDSTISYQHYGMGVNLNLIKNINNHILSNFKVSFTFLNLVNHKNMIKRLNLRKSTNRYDNFKKNFYNKVQKGFIKLSNKNKKKYQIINSNLDIKLNEKLVLKKIEKLIR is encoded by the coding sequence ATGTCTAAAAAGCCCGTCATTGTTTTCGAGGGTATCGAAGGAAGTGGGAAGACTCATCATTTAAATAAGATTTCAAAATATTTGAAAAAAAGAAAACTTTCTTTTATCAAAATAAGAGAACCGGGGGGGAGTTTAAATTCAGAGAAAATAAGAAAATTGATACTTAATAAAAAATCTAATTTTAATAAAAATACAGATTTATTGCTTTATTTAGCCTCTAGAAGTGAAAACATTGATCTACTAAGAAAATATTATAAAAAAAGAATTATATTAATTGATAGGTTTATTGACTCAACTATTTCATATCAACATTATGGTATGGGTGTAAATTTAAATTTGATAAAGAATATAAATAACCACATTTTGTCAAATTTTAAAGTGTCTTTTACTTTTTTAAACCTAGTAAATCATAAGAATATGATAAAGAGACTTAATTTAAGAAAGTCTACAAATAGGTATGATAATTTTAAAAAAAATTTTTACAATAAAGTACAAAAAGGTTTTATAAAACTATCGAATAAAAACAAAAAAAAATATCAGATAATTAACTCAAATTTAGATATTAAATTAAATGAAAAATTAGTTTTGAAAAAGATTGAAAAATTAATAAGATGA
- a CDS encoding DNA polymerase III, with the protein MILTPINQTSLFSLDNYLLDFIKLYKKKKLPTKILLSGDKGLGKSTLAFHLVNYILSINEEHPYIVEESRINPENRFYKLTINGSNPNLSLVETLSDKKNIDINQIRELIMNLNKSSFNEKERFVMIDNIETLNISSINALLKILEEPPTNTYFILINNDRFILPTLKSRCINFKVFLDHKTSISVINKILDDDILKYINKDLINYYATPGQLYYLIQFFKTQKHDLNDHDVKSFLKLVIKDNLYKKNSLIKDMIFEYFEFYFREKVKLAKSNTFEYYDYFLKRINDTKKFNLDEESLFMEFEYKILNG; encoded by the coding sequence ATGATTTTAACTCCAATAAATCAAACAAGTTTATTTTCACTTGATAATTACTTATTAGATTTTATAAAGCTTTATAAGAAAAAAAAATTACCTACAAAAATTTTACTTAGTGGCGACAAAGGTTTAGGTAAATCAACTTTAGCATTTCATCTAGTAAACTATATATTGTCAATAAATGAGGAACATCCATACATTGTTGAAGAGTCTAGGATTAACCCTGAAAATAGATTTTATAAACTTACAATAAATGGTTCAAATCCTAACTTGTCTTTAGTTGAAACCTTAAGTGATAAAAAAAATATAGATATTAATCAAATCAGAGAATTAATTATGAATTTGAATAAATCATCCTTTAATGAAAAAGAAAGATTTGTAATGATTGATAATATTGAGACATTAAATATTTCCTCAATTAATGCACTTTTGAAAATTCTAGAGGAACCACCAACAAATACTTATTTTATATTGATAAATAACGACAGATTTATTTTACCTACTTTAAAATCAAGATGTATCAACTTTAAGGTATTTTTAGATCATAAAACTTCCATCTCAGTTATTAATAAAATTTTAGACGATGATATCTTAAAATATATCAATAAAGATTTGATAAACTACTATGCAACACCAGGACAATTATATTATTTGATTCAATTCTTTAAAACACAAAAACACGATCTCAATGATCATGATGTAAAAAGTTTTCTTAAACTTGTTATCAAGGACAATTTATATAAAAAAAATTCATTGATTAAAGATATGATATTTGAATATTTTGAGTTTTATTTTCGAGAAAAAGTAAAATTAGCAAAATCAAATACATTTGAATATTATGATTATTTTTTAAAAAGAATAAACGATACTAAAAAATTTAATTTAGATGAAGAATCTTTATTTATGGAATTTGAATATAAAATTTTAAATGGATAA
- the metG gene encoding methionine--tRNA ligase, with amino-acid sequence MDKNFYITTPIYYPSGKPHMGHAYSSIIADFFARFKLIDDYNVHFLTGTDEHGLKIQRSAEKAGQKPKEFCDQISQTFKDLSKTLNLSNTDFIRTTEDRHKKTVQHLWSLLEKNDDIYLSNYSGWYSVSDEAFYNDDEIEEIEGKKIAKSSKSTVEWIEEESYFFRLSKWQKPLLEFYKNNPDFILPESRKNEVISFVKSGLKDLSVSRKTFTWGIPVPNNDKHIIYVWLDALTNYLSALNYPDTNNELFKKFWPATIHLIGKDILRFHAVYWPAFLLAAKIELPKKVYGHGWILSGEEKMSKSKGNILDPLKIIKEYGLDPLRYYLVKEVSFGNDGNISQDRLEDCINSDLANNYGNLCQRVIAFAIKNCDGKIPAKIHFQSDDLKILNKFQENLDTIRSKIDEQNINFYIDFIVNSLFEANKYFNDQEPWKKKDNLIRLNTIVYTALEIVRKISFLLYPIIPETSLKALKIFNLSEKDIKLKTISNNEFIIKGNMINKIDILIKKIEKKDD; translated from the coding sequence ATGGATAAAAATTTTTATATAACTACCCCAATATATTACCCATCTGGAAAACCTCATATGGGGCATGCTTATTCCAGTATTATTGCTGACTTTTTTGCAAGATTCAAACTGATTGATGATTACAATGTTCATTTTTTAACTGGTACAGATGAACATGGTTTAAAGATACAAAGATCAGCTGAAAAAGCTGGGCAGAAGCCTAAGGAATTTTGTGATCAAATAAGTCAAACATTTAAAGATCTTTCAAAAACTTTAAATTTGTCTAATACCGATTTTATAAGAACTACTGAGGATAGACATAAAAAAACAGTTCAACATCTCTGGTCACTTCTTGAAAAAAATGACGACATTTATTTATCAAATTATTCTGGATGGTATTCGGTTTCAGATGAGGCTTTTTACAATGATGATGAAATAGAAGAAATTGAAGGAAAAAAAATCGCTAAATCATCAAAATCTACTGTTGAATGGATAGAAGAAGAGTCATATTTTTTTCGACTTTCTAAATGGCAAAAACCTTTACTAGAATTTTATAAAAATAATCCAGATTTTATTTTGCCTGAATCTAGAAAAAATGAGGTAATCAGTTTTGTAAAAAGTGGTCTTAAAGATCTTTCTGTGAGTCGGAAAACCTTTACATGGGGAATTCCAGTTCCAAATAACGATAAACATATTATTTATGTGTGGCTTGATGCATTAACAAATTATTTAAGTGCATTAAATTATCCAGATACAAATAATGAACTTTTTAAAAAATTTTGGCCAGCAACTATCCATTTAATTGGTAAAGATATTTTAAGATTTCACGCAGTTTATTGGCCTGCTTTTCTTTTAGCTGCTAAAATTGAATTACCAAAAAAAGTTTATGGACATGGTTGGATATTATCTGGTGAAGAAAAAATGTCGAAATCTAAGGGAAACATTTTAGATCCATTAAAAATAATTAAGGAATATGGTTTAGACCCTTTGAGATATTATTTGGTTAAGGAAGTTTCATTTGGAAACGATGGTAACATTTCTCAAGATAGACTTGAAGATTGTATAAATAGTGATTTAGCAAATAATTATGGTAATTTATGTCAAAGAGTTATTGCTTTTGCGATTAAGAATTGTGATGGAAAAATTCCTGCCAAAATTCATTTTCAGTCAGATGATTTAAAGATATTAAACAAATTTCAAGAAAATTTGGATACTATAAGGTCTAAAATAGATGAACAAAATATAAATTTTTATATAGATTTTATTGTTAATTCATTATTTGAGGCAAACAAATACTTTAATGATCAAGAGCCATGGAAAAAGAAGGATAATTTAATCAGGTTAAATACAATAGTTTATACAGCATTAGAAATTGTCAGGAAAATTAGCTTTTTACTTTATCCAATTATTCCCGAAACATCATTGAAAGCATTAAAAATTTTTAATTTATCAGAAAAAGATATCAAGCTAAAAACTATTTCTAATAATGAATTTATTATTAAAGGTAATATGATAAATAAGATAGATATATTAATTAAAAAAATAGAAAAAAAAGATGATTGA
- a CDS encoding TatD family hydrolase, with protein sequence MIDSHCHLDHEPLLSDLSNVLKRSKDVGIKKLLTISTSFESFSRIKDIVNKDDIIFGTVGIHPHESNTNTITKDEIVKSLKENPKIIGIGETGLDYYYNNSDKEKQIISFKTHIEAAIECDVPIIIHSRDAEDDTFNILNEYKGHNLRILMHCFTGSKKFSEKLLTLNSYFSASGIITFKNSVDLQETFKSLPIDKILIETDSPFLAPVPNRGKKNEPSFIDFTAQKLSEIKEISKLDLINKTTDNFNRLFFQ encoded by the coding sequence ATGATTGACTCACATTGCCATCTTGATCATGAACCGTTACTTAGTGATCTTTCAAATGTACTTAAAAGATCTAAGGATGTTGGTATTAAAAAGCTATTAACTATATCCACATCTTTTGAAAGTTTTTCTAGAATTAAAGATATAGTTAACAAAGATGATATCATATTTGGAACTGTAGGCATACATCCACATGAAAGTAACACTAATACAATAACTAAAGATGAAATAGTAAAAAGTCTCAAAGAAAATCCTAAAATAATTGGAATAGGGGAAACAGGGCTAGATTATTACTATAATAACAGTGATAAAGAGAAACAAATAATTAGTTTTAAAACACATATTGAAGCAGCAATAGAGTGTGACGTTCCTATCATCATACATTCAAGAGATGCAGAAGATGATACATTTAATATACTCAATGAATACAAAGGTCATAACCTAAGAATTTTGATGCACTGCTTCACTGGATCAAAAAAATTTTCAGAAAAACTTCTTACATTGAATTCTTATTTTTCTGCCAGTGGAATTATTACTTTTAAAAACTCAGTTGATCTTCAAGAAACTTTTAAATCGTTACCAATAGATAAAATCTTAATAGAGACTGATAGTCCTTTTTTGGCACCAGTGCCAAATAGAGGAAAAAAAAATGAGCCCTCCTTTATTGATTTTACAGCTCAAAAACTCTCAGAAATAAAAGAAATTTCTAAACTTGATCTCATAAATAAAACTACAGATAACTTTAATAGATTATTTTTTCAATAA
- a CDS encoding MBL fold metallo-hydrolase: MKFIILGCGSSMGVPRADGFFGNCDPKNKKNYRTRCSALLKTPEVNVLIDTSPDLRQQLLRHKITKIDKVFYSHIHSDQTHGINDLRIFYIKNKRQINVYADLDTSNYLKKSFSYCFNNYSKEYPATLRLNKLKNTHVVSNEKNKINIRSIKVKHGKVKSNCFIINKKLAYISDVNKIYNKDYKYFKNLRYLIIDCLRYDFHPSHFNLDSTLDLIEKFKPKKSILTNLHTDLDYNVLKKRLPKNVIPAYDGLSINF, encoded by the coding sequence ATGAAATTTATAATTCTTGGATGTGGAAGTTCAATGGGTGTTCCAAGAGCAGATGGTTTTTTTGGTAATTGCGATCCAAAAAATAAAAAAAATTATAGAACTAGATGTTCAGCTTTATTAAAAACTCCAGAGGTAAATGTTTTAATAGATACTTCACCAGATCTAAGACAACAATTATTACGTCATAAAATTACAAAAATTGATAAAGTCTTTTATTCACATATTCATAGTGATCAAACACATGGAATTAATGATCTTAGAATTTTTTACATCAAAAATAAAAGACAAATCAATGTTTATGCAGATTTAGATACATCTAATTATTTAAAAAAAAGTTTTTCGTATTGTTTCAATAATTATTCTAAAGAATATCCAGCAACCTTAAGGTTAAATAAGTTAAAAAATACCCACGTTGTTTCAAATGAAAAAAATAAGATAAATATCAGATCTATTAAGGTTAAACATGGCAAAGTAAAATCAAATTGTTTTATAATTAATAAAAAATTAGCCTACATAAGTGATGTTAACAAAATTTATAATAAAGATTATAAATACTTCAAAAATTTAAGATACCTCATCATTGATTGCCTAAGATATGATTTCCATCCATCACATTTTAACTTAGACTCAACATTAGATTTGATAGAGAAATTTAAACCAAAAAAGTCTATTTTAACAAATCTTCATACAGATTTAGACTATAATGTTCTCAAAAAAAGATTACCTAAAAATGTGATTCCTGCTTATGACGGTCTCTCAATAAATTTTTAA
- a CDS encoding glutathione peroxidase produces MKKLVFIVLIFIMFFFKNLASANYDKVFYDLQINSISGEIIDFSKYKDKAVLVVNTASYCGFTKQYEGLQKLWEKYESKGLIVLGIPSDSFNQEKKSNKEAKEFCEVNFDITFPLTTITDVKGENAHEIFKWAKDNYGKSAIPKWNFYKILINKEGKIEDTFSSLTKPTSQKIIQKIEKTLKIY; encoded by the coding sequence ATGAAAAAATTAGTATTTATAGTTTTGATATTTATTATGTTTTTTTTTAAAAATTTAGCATCGGCTAATTACGATAAGGTTTTTTACGATTTACAAATTAATAGTATTTCAGGAGAAATCATAGATTTTAGCAAATACAAGGATAAAGCAGTTTTAGTAGTTAATACAGCTAGTTATTGTGGTTTTACAAAACAGTACGAGGGTTTACAAAAATTATGGGAAAAATATGAGTCAAAAGGATTGATTGTTCTTGGAATTCCTTCAGACTCATTTAATCAAGAAAAAAAGTCAAATAAAGAAGCCAAAGAATTTTGTGAGGTAAACTTCGATATTACTTTCCCACTTACAACTATTACGGATGTAAAAGGTGAAAACGCACATGAAATTTTTAAATGGGCTAAGGATAATTATGGTAAGTCTGCAATACCAAAATGGAATTTTTATAAGATTTTGATTAATAAAGAGGGAAAAATCGAAGATACATTTTCTTCTTTAACTAAACCCACGTCACAAAAGATAATACAAAAAATAGAGAAAACTTTAAAAATTTATTGA
- the nhaA gene encoding Na+/H+ antiporter NhaA, which yields MINYLSKPFIWFFKLEAASGLVLLFAAIIALIISNSGLSELYFSTLDQYLFIGINDFGLKLSVLHWINDALMAIFFFFVTLEIKREFLQGELSNIKQALLPIIAAVGGMLVPALFYVFINFGDSETMNGWAIPSATDIAFSLGVLSLLGKRVPLSLKVFLTALAIIDDLGAIVIIALFYSGDLSIKYLSLMLLAFLILLVINKFNIKKFLPYLIVGILLWDFTHNSGIHATIAGVLLAMTIPHRKKEKDFSLLIKIEHAISPYVAFGIMPIFAFANAGVSLEGLSLGSLLDKVPLGIVLGLFLGKQLGVFVFSYVAIKTKIAQMPSNTSWYNFYGVGVLTGIGFTMSLFVGNLAFVENMQYMDGVKIGVLTGSLLSTLFGYFLILLTPNK from the coding sequence ATGATTAATTATTTATCAAAGCCCTTTATTTGGTTTTTTAAACTTGAAGCCGCAAGTGGTTTAGTATTATTATTTGCAGCAATTATAGCATTAATAATAAGTAATTCAGGTTTATCAGAATTATATTTTTCAACTTTAGATCAATATTTATTCATTGGCATAAATGATTTTGGATTAAAATTATCAGTTCTTCATTGGATAAACGATGCTTTAATGGCAATATTCTTTTTTTTTGTCACTCTAGAAATAAAAAGAGAATTTTTACAAGGTGAACTTTCTAATATAAAACAAGCGCTACTTCCAATAATTGCAGCAGTGGGTGGAATGTTAGTTCCTGCATTATTTTATGTATTTATCAACTTTGGAGATAGCGAAACAATGAATGGATGGGCAATACCCTCAGCTACAGATATAGCCTTCTCACTAGGTGTATTATCTTTATTGGGAAAAAGAGTACCTTTATCCTTAAAAGTTTTTCTTACAGCACTGGCTATTATAGATGATTTGGGTGCTATCGTAATTATAGCACTTTTTTATTCAGGAGATCTAAGTATTAAGTATTTAAGTCTAATGTTGTTGGCCTTTTTAATATTATTGGTTATTAATAAATTTAATATTAAAAAATTTTTACCCTATTTAATTGTTGGTATTTTACTTTGGGACTTTACTCATAATTCTGGAATACATGCAACAATTGCAGGTGTACTACTTGCAATGACCATTCCTCATCGTAAAAAAGAAAAAGATTTTTCTTTATTAATCAAAATTGAACATGCAATAAGCCCTTATGTTGCTTTTGGTATCATGCCTATATTTGCTTTTGCAAATGCGGGCGTTTCCTTAGAGGGTTTATCTCTTGGATCCTTACTAGATAAAGTTCCATTAGGAATCGTTTTAGGATTATTTTTAGGTAAGCAATTAGGTGTATTTGTCTTTTCATATGTTGCTATAAAAACAAAAATAGCGCAAATGCCTAGTAACACGAGCTGGTATAATTTTTATGGCGTAGGTGTGTTAACTGGTATTGGTTTCACAATGAGTCTTTTTGTAGGAAATTTAGCTTTTGTTGAAAACATGCAATATATGGATGGCGTCAAAATAGGTGTATTAACCGGGTCATTATTATCCACTTTATTTGGCTACTTTTTGATATTACTTACGCCCAATAAGTAA
- a CDS encoding zinc-ribbon domain-containing protein: MIIICPCGEKKFEVDENLIPDKGRLLKCGSCNQTWFFNKNVSEQTEPLIDKPAKQKKILYKDENIDKSVSKAPIKPGSELVKYKPKYNFTFGKFLSYIIVSIITFVAIIIALDTFKSPLSSIFPNLELVLYNLFETLRDLILFAKDLN; encoded by the coding sequence ATGATAATAATTTGTCCATGCGGTGAAAAAAAATTCGAAGTAGATGAAAACTTAATTCCAGATAAAGGCAGATTGTTGAAATGCGGATCATGTAATCAAACATGGTTCTTTAATAAAAATGTTAGCGAACAAACAGAGCCATTAATTGATAAGCCTGCTAAACAAAAAAAGATTTTATATAAAGATGAAAATATTGATAAATCAGTATCCAAAGCACCTATAAAACCAGGATCAGAATTAGTCAAATATAAACCAAAATATAATTTTACCTTTGGAAAATTTTTAAGTTATATAATTGTTTCTATAATAACTTTTGTTGCAATTATAATTGCATTAGATACATTTAAGAGTCCGTTAAGTAGTATTTTCCCAAATTTGGAACTTGTCTTATATAATTTATTTGAAACCTTGAGAGATTTAATACTTTTTGCTAAAGATCTAAATTAA
- a CDS encoding ETC complex I subunit: MKKAKIYKPNKTAMQSGLGKIDKWILEFKTKDPTKNPLMGWESSSDTYTELKLEFTTKELAITYAKKNKIDFEVIEAKQRKVVKKSYADNFLK, from the coding sequence ATGAAAAAAGCAAAAATTTACAAACCTAATAAAACAGCTATGCAGTCTGGTTTAGGCAAAATTGACAAGTGGATTTTAGAATTTAAAACTAAAGATCCTACAAAAAATCCATTGATGGGATGGGAAAGTTCATCTGATACTTATACTGAATTAAAGTTAGAATTTACCACTAAAGAATTAGCGATTACTTATGCCAAAAAAAACAAAATTGATTTTGAAGTGATAGAAGCAAAACAAAGAAAAGTAGTAAAAAAATCCTATGCAGATAATTTTCTAAAATAA
- a CDS encoding putative transporter encodes MFKFFTDKRWHLWSIGGTILILAATWYQVQLDVRINEWFGEFYDTLQKALAEPGAVTEKEFIAYLFTFAKIAAVYILVVIFSDYFTSHWTFRWRTAMADFYHDKWIFASSIEGASQRVQEDTLKFARIMEGLGAELLRSVMTLIAFTPILWGLSKSITVLPWIGEVNHALVWVAIISALGGTFILAAVGIKLPGIEYDIQKEEAAYRKELVLGEDFKENAQPIKIDSLYGGVRKIHYKMYFHYLYFNAVKWSYLQGMVIVPYLALAPTIVTGAITLGFVQQIIRAFGRVETSLQYLVRSWPIIVELISVWKRLNEFENKLKLNTENISKEKI; translated from the coding sequence ATGTTTAAATTTTTTACAGATAAAAGATGGCATTTATGGAGTATTGGTGGAACAATACTAATTCTTGCTGCCACTTGGTATCAGGTACAATTGGATGTCAGAATTAATGAATGGTTTGGTGAGTTTTATGATACTCTACAAAAAGCATTAGCAGAACCAGGTGCAGTAACCGAGAAAGAATTTATTGCTTATCTTTTTACATTTGCGAAAATTGCAGCTGTTTATATCTTAGTAGTTATATTTAGCGATTATTTTACCAGTCATTGGACCTTTAGGTGGCGAACAGCTATGGCTGATTTCTATCATGATAAATGGATTTTTGCTTCATCAATAGAAGGTGCATCTCAAAGAGTTCAAGAAGATACACTTAAGTTTGCTAGAATAATGGAAGGTTTGGGTGCAGAACTTTTAAGAAGTGTAATGACATTAATCGCATTCACTCCGATTTTGTGGGGATTATCTAAAAGTATTACTGTACTACCATGGATAGGTGAGGTTAATCATGCTTTAGTTTGGGTAGCTATCATCTCTGCCCTAGGTGGCACTTTTATACTCGCTGCTGTAGGGATCAAATTACCTGGGATTGAATATGATATTCAAAAAGAGGAGGCTGCGTATAGAAAAGAGTTAGTTCTTGGTGAAGACTTTAAAGAAAATGCTCAACCAATTAAAATTGATAGTTTATATGGAGGTGTAAGAAAAATTCATTACAAAATGTATTTTCATTATCTTTATTTTAATGCTGTTAAATGGAGTTACTTACAAGGAATGGTAATTGTTCCTTATCTTGCGTTAGCACCAACAATTGTAACAGGTGCTATTACTCTTGGTTTTGTTCAGCAAATTATAAGAGCTTTTGGAAGAGTAGAGACTTCACTCCAATATTTAGTAAGAAGTTGGCCTATAATAGTTGAACTTATTTCAGTTTGGAAAAGACTGAATGAATTTGAAAATAAATTAAAGTTAAATACAGAAAATATATCTAAAGAAAAAATTTAG
- the glpX gene encoding class II fructose-bisphosphatase: MALNKELINDIITVTSKAAISCYDFIGKNQKKNADKAATDSMRNEINKLSINGEVVIGEGELDNAPMLYIGEKLGSGGNINLDIAVDPVEGTNFVAKNLPGALSVISVAEKGNLFNAPETYMDKIAVSNKIPFEATDLDFSVEKNIKNIADSLNKDLTNITACLLDRPRHKKIIDELIRMKVKMRLISDGDVSGALMVTDDKYDVDIFLGIGGGPEGVLAASAIDAYQCKFQGRFIFDNDKEIERAKKMGIKDLNKKYDLNEIIKGDSIFCATGITSGDLVKGINLKDNKYITQTLVTHKSSNTCKIVTREDTIKT, encoded by the coding sequence GTGGCTTTAAATAAAGAATTAATTAACGATATAATAACAGTAACTTCAAAAGCAGCTATTTCTTGTTACGATTTTATTGGGAAAAATCAAAAAAAAAATGCTGATAAAGCTGCAACTGACTCAATGAGAAATGAAATTAATAAACTTTCCATTAATGGAGAAGTTGTTATAGGTGAAGGCGAATTAGACAATGCTCCCATGTTATACATAGGTGAAAAATTAGGCTCTGGAGGAAATATAAATCTAGATATAGCAGTTGATCCAGTTGAGGGAACAAATTTTGTTGCAAAAAATCTTCCTGGGGCTTTATCGGTGATATCTGTTGCGGAAAAAGGAAATCTTTTCAATGCACCAGAAACCTACATGGATAAAATTGCAGTCTCAAACAAAATACCTTTTGAAGCAACTGATTTAGACTTTTCTGTTGAAAAAAATATAAAGAATATAGCCGACTCTTTAAACAAAGATTTGACAAATATTACTGCTTGTTTGTTAGATCGACCTAGGCATAAGAAAATCATTGATGAACTTATAAGAATGAAAGTAAAAATGAGATTAATCTCAGACGGCGATGTATCCGGGGCATTAATGGTTACTGACGACAAATATGATGTAGATATTTTTTTGGGAATAGGAGGAGGACCTGAAGGAGTTTTGGCCGCTTCAGCTATTGATGCCTATCAATGTAAATTTCAGGGTAGATTTATTTTTGATAATGACAAGGAGATTGAAAGAGCTAAAAAAATGGGTATTAAAGATTTAAATAAAAAATATGATTTAAATGAAATTATTAAAGGCGACTCAATATTCTGTGCGACAGGCATCACATCAGGTGATTTGGTGAAGGGTATAAATCTCAAAGATAATAAATATATCACTCAAACTCTAGTTACACACAAAAGCTCAAATACCTGTAAAATTGTTACAAGAGAAGACACTATAAAAACTTGA
- a CDS encoding GIY-YIG nuclease family protein, whose amino-acid sequence MPYFVYLIITKDKDKKRISYVGYTGNIKKRLNLHNSGKGAKFTRGKKWKLVYYEKYDSKSDAMKNEYRLKKNYKLRKKLIKDK is encoded by the coding sequence ATGCCATATTTTGTTTATTTAATTATCACTAAAGATAAAGATAAAAAAAGGATTTCATACGTTGGTTATACGGGAAATATAAAAAAAAGACTAAATTTACACAACTCTGGTAAAGGGGCCAAGTTTACAAGAGGAAAAAAATGGAAGTTAGTTTATTATGAAAAATACGACTCAAAATCTGATGCAATGAAAAACGAGTATAGATTAAAAAAAAATTATAAATTGAGAAAAAAATTAATAAAAGATAAATGA